The following DNA comes from Rhizobium sp. BT04.
CAGCCTGATATCGAGCGTCTTGACGGTCTCGATCTGGTCGGCAAGCAGCTTGCCCAACGGGATTCCGGTCCAGCGGGCAACGACGGCGGCAACGATCTCCTTGTCGACGACCCGCGGCAAGAGAGGCGTTTGATCCGCCACCGCCGCAAGGCTCCGCTCCGTCGCGGCCAAGGCCGCGCGGGCGCCCTCGGCAGTCATGGTCTGCGGTGGGAAAGGCGCCACATTCGTGCCGTCGCCCGTATTGTCGGCCGACGCCAGCGGGACGACGGCGTCGTCGGGCGAGAAAAACTCCTCCAGCCGGTCGGCCTCGCGGACGAGCCGGTTTTCTTCGTCGAATTTCGACCGCAACGCCTCGATCTCGAAAACGATCTCCTGCTGCTTGGCAGCAATTTCGCCAAGCCGGGCGCGCTTTTCCGGAGTCTCCGGCTCGCGGGCGAGCCAGTTCGCCTCGGTTTCCAGAAGATCGCGCTCGTCGGTCAGCAGCTTCAGCGCCTCCGGCGTCGTCTGGCGCGCCAGCGCCACTGCGGCGGCGGCCGTGTCGATCAGGCTGATCGCCTTGTCGGGAAGCTGCCGGTCCGGCAGATAGCGCGCCGAAAGCCGGACGGCAGCGACGATCGCCTCGTCGCGGATGCGGACATTGTGATGGGTTTTCAGGCCTTCCGCCACGCCGCGCAGCATGCGGATTGCGGCTTCCTCGTCCGGCTCACGGACATGCACCGTCTGGAAGCGGCGGGTGAGCGCGGCATCCTTTTCGATGAACCGCTTGTATTCGCCCCAGGTCGTCGCCGCGATCGTGCGCAGCTCTCCCCGCGCCAAAGCCGGCTTCAGAATATTGGCGGCATCGCCCTGCCCTGCCTGTCCGCCGGCGCCGATCAGCCCGTGGGCCTCGTCTATGAACAGGATGATCGGCTGCGGGGAGGTCTTCACCGCATCGACCACGCCATGCAGCCGCCTCTCGAACTCGCCTTTGACGCCGGCGCCTGCCTGCAGCAGGCTGAGATCCAACAGCAGCAGCTTCACGTCCTTCAACCGGGCGGGCACATTGCCGCCGGCGATCTCCAGGGCGAGGGCTTCGGCCACCGCGGTCTTGCCGACGCCCGCCTCGCCGACGAGGATCGGATTGTTCTGCCGCCGGCGCATCAGGATATCGATCACCTGCCGCAGCTCGCGATCACGGCCGATGACCGGATCGATGCGGCCCGCGCGGGCGTCCGCCGTCATATCGCGGGCGTAGAGCCGCAGGAATTCATTGTCTCCGGCCGAGGCGGCCGACACGGAAAGCTGCTCCGACGGAGCGGGCGCTTCCGTCTCCAGCAATCTGTCGAGCCTTGCTCTGTCGAGATTGCGCAGCGACGGGGCGATGCCGCGGATAAGGGCCCGCAATGCCGGATCGCTCAGCAGCGCGGCAAGCAGATCGGCGAGAAGCACGATATTGCGCCCGCATTGCAGCGATGCAACCAGAAAGGATTCCCTCCCAAGGGCAAGCAGATTGGGGGAGAGCGCCAGCGAGGCGCCATCCTGGCGCGGGATGTCGGCGATTGCCGCGTCGAGCTCCGTCCTCAGCGTCGCGGAGGAGGTCCCGAGCTCTTCGAAAACGGCGGAAAAGCCCGCAATATCAACAAGGGAGCGAAGCCAGTGGGCTATGTCCACAACGGCGTGCTGGTGACGCACAGCAAGC
Coding sequences within:
- the tssH gene encoding type VI secretion system ATPase TssH — protein: MSHIDLNRLIRTLEPNLRVGLETAASLAVRHQHAVVDIAHWLRSLVDIAGFSAVFEELGTSSATLRTELDAAIADIPRQDGASLALSPNLLALGRESFLVASLQCGRNIVLLADLLAALLSDPALRALIRGIAPSLRNLDRARLDRLLETEAPAPSEQLSVSAASAGDNEFLRLYARDMTADARAGRIDPVIGRDRELRQVIDILMRRRQNNPILVGEAGVGKTAVAEALALEIAGGNVPARLKDVKLLLLDLSLLQAGAGVKGEFERRLHGVVDAVKTSPQPIILFIDEAHGLIGAGGQAGQGDAANILKPALARGELRTIAATTWGEYKRFIEKDAALTRRFQTVHVREPDEEAAIRMLRGVAEGLKTHHNVRIRDEAIVAAVRLSARYLPDRQLPDKAISLIDTAAAAVALARQTTPEALKLLTDERDLLETEANWLAREPETPEKRARLGEIAAKQQEIVFEIEALRSKFDEENRLVREADRLEEFFSPDDAVVPLASADNTGDGTNVAPFPPQTMTAEGARAALAATERSLAAVADQTPLLPRVVDKEIVAAVVARWTGIPLGKLLADQIETVKTLDIRLKERVLGQDAAIERIASAMRAARAGLSDPRRPPAVFLLVGMSGTGKTETALSLADMLYGGSRYLTTINMSEFKEEHKISMLLGSPPGYVGYGEGGVLTEAVRRRPYGVLLLDEIDKAHPGVQEIFYQVFDKGTLRDGEGRDIDFKNTTIVMTANTGSEMIAALSADPDTMPGPDALEALLLPELQKHFKPAFLGRTTVLPFMPLGTETLSGIVDIQIGRIRERVVATYGTTLSLSPEARDALIARARTSEMGARAIEVMIARDLLPDLSTFFLDAVATGKKITGIAIGYDGHRFGLDADEAAPQEFDTPGENRLSDEVTPSRKRTRGAGRRKATTP